A stretch of Paucidesulfovibrio gracilis DSM 16080 DNA encodes these proteins:
- a CDS encoding rhomboid family intramembrane serine protease, with protein sequence MIPLYDNVPRVHPPYAVLGILVCNVLAFLYELQLSPQDQMFFFHLFGVVPARFSHPGWAFMAGYPDATVWPFLTYMFLHADWLHLILNMWMLWIFADNIEDVTGHWRFLGFYICCGLAAVLLHLLFNPTSPLPIIGASGAVAGTLGAYMVLYPHGRVTTLVLIFIFQFRAALFLSVWFGVQILSGIQETSQDMVAGVAWWAHVGGFLAGMVLIRFFRRKDRCYYCYNSERKYYDLLD encoded by the coding sequence GTGATTCCTCTGTACGATAATGTACCGCGGGTGCATCCACCCTATGCCGTGCTGGGTATTTTGGTATGCAACGTGCTGGCGTTTTTGTATGAATTGCAGCTCTCCCCTCAGGATCAGATGTTTTTCTTTCATCTGTTCGGAGTGGTTCCGGCGCGGTTCAGCCATCCGGGTTGGGCGTTCATGGCCGGGTATCCCGATGCCACGGTGTGGCCGTTTCTTACTTATATGTTCCTGCATGCGGATTGGCTGCACCTGATTCTGAACATGTGGATGCTTTGGATTTTTGCGGACAACATCGAGGATGTGACCGGACATTGGCGTTTTTTGGGGTTCTACATCTGTTGCGGCCTGGCCGCTGTGTTGCTGCATCTGCTGTTCAATCCGACATCGCCCCTGCCCATAATCGGCGCTTCCGGCGCCGTGGCCGGAACCCTGGGAGCGTATATGGTGCTCTACCCGCACGGCCGGGTTACCACCCTGGTGTTGATTTTTATTTTCCAGTTCCGGGCCGCGCTGTTTCTGAGTGTCTGGTTTGGCGTGCAGATTCTTTCCGGCATTCAGGAAACCAGCCAGGACATGGTGGCGGGCGTGGCGTGGTGGGCGCATGTGGGCGGATTTCTGGCAGGCATGGTGCTGATCCGGTTCTTTCGCCGTAAGGACCGCTGTTACTATTGCTACAATTCGGAACGGAAGTATTATGATTTGTTGGATTGA
- the upp gene encoding uracil phosphoribosyltransferase: MSVTVVDHPLIRHKLGLLRTHDISTSKFRALSIEITRLLTYEATKDLETEPLGITSWAGDIQVDTISGKMITVVPILRAGLGMMDGVIDMIPGTKISVVGFYRNEETLEPVQYYVKLAKNIEQRMAFILDPMLATGGTLMATIKLLKEAGCPKIRGLFLVAAPEGIARLEKEHPDVDIYVASVDDRLNDVGYILPGLGDAGDKIFGTK, translated from the coding sequence GTGTCAGTAACCGTTGTGGATCATCCACTGATCCGGCACAAGCTCGGCCTGCTGCGTACCCACGACATCAGCACGAGTAAGTTTCGGGCCTTGTCCATTGAGATCACCCGTCTGCTGACCTACGAGGCCACCAAGGATCTGGAAACCGAACCCCTGGGCATCACCAGTTGGGCCGGAGACATCCAGGTCGATACCATTTCCGGAAAGATGATCACTGTCGTGCCTATCCTGCGCGCCGGTCTGGGCATGATGGACGGCGTCATCGACATGATCCCCGGAACAAAAATCAGCGTGGTGGGCTTTTATCGCAACGAGGAGACCCTCGAGCCGGTGCAGTACTACGTGAAGCTGGCCAAAAACATCGAACAGCGCATGGCCTTTATCCTCGACCCCATGCTGGCCACCGGCGGCACGCTCATGGCCACCATCAAGCTGCTCAAGGAAGCCGGTTGCCCCAAAATCCGCGGCCTGTTCCTCGTGGCTGCGCCCGAAGGCATCGCCCGGCTCGAAAAAGAACACCCGGACGTGGATATTTATGTGGCGTCTGTTGACGACCGGCTCAACGACGTGGGCTACATTCTTCCCGGCCTCGGCGACGCCGGGGATAAAATCTTCGGCACCAAATAA
- a CDS encoding dephospho-CoA kinase: protein MHTERETTMPGETSASVRAEQVWRREVEPENSGLRLDRYWAGVLELEGVSRGKVQEWIKAGRAMVDGRAVRKPRLAVLAGQMLELRGKRPDAGAVAQPGPLDVVYEDRELVVICKPAGLTTHPAPGEPDGTLVNRLLARWPDMAAERSGMDPQRPGIVHRLDKDTSGLMAAVRTEAARLRLAEDFAERRVAKLYLALVHGQPDPKQGEINRPIGRDPRHKTRMAVLPKGGREARTSYRTLWSAPNDPASLVAVRIHTGRTHQVRVHMADVGCPLLGDAVYGSRAEAHWREQGRCTVERQMLHAYALRLTHPSTGERLGFVREPIEDFSAVLGELARTGLRVGLVGPPGGGKSTLLRVLGEAGIPTFSADAVVAELYRPGGDGAALLARRFGDAYVDASGGVDKLSLFRGMRESDRVRREVGELVHPLVRHAAEEFFRVHARQVAVAEVPLLLEGGWHERDVVDVVAGVFCPRERRYGPFREARGLRPETLALLDSWQWPEEQKRSACAYQVENDGDLDALRRRGLALVEQWEVERNARENAELERVYAAMREAAGQLEDAQ, encoded by the coding sequence ATGCATACTGAGCGTGAAACCACAATGCCCGGGGAAACGTCCGCGTCCGTCCGGGCCGAACAGGTCTGGCGGCGCGAAGTGGAGCCGGAAAATAGCGGCCTGCGTCTGGATCGGTATTGGGCCGGAGTGCTTGAACTCGAGGGCGTCTCCCGGGGTAAGGTGCAGGAATGGATCAAGGCGGGGCGCGCCATGGTGGACGGCCGTGCCGTGCGGAAGCCGCGTCTGGCCGTGCTTGCCGGGCAGATGTTGGAATTGCGCGGCAAACGGCCCGATGCAGGAGCCGTAGCCCAACCCGGTCCTCTGGACGTGGTCTATGAAGACCGAGAGTTGGTGGTCATTTGCAAGCCGGCGGGGTTGACCACGCATCCCGCGCCAGGGGAGCCGGACGGCACCCTGGTGAACCGGCTGCTGGCCCGATGGCCGGACATGGCGGCCGAACGTTCGGGCATGGACCCGCAACGACCCGGCATCGTGCATCGGCTGGACAAGGACACATCCGGCCTGATGGCAGCGGTGCGCACCGAGGCGGCGCGATTGCGGCTGGCCGAGGATTTTGCTGAACGCCGTGTGGCCAAGCTTTATTTAGCCTTGGTGCATGGACAGCCCGACCCAAAGCAGGGCGAGATCAATCGTCCCATCGGGCGTGACCCACGTCACAAGACCCGCATGGCCGTCCTGCCCAAGGGGGGACGCGAGGCCCGCACCAGCTACCGCACCCTCTGGAGTGCGCCCAATGACCCGGCCTCTTTGGTGGCGGTACGGATTCATACCGGCCGGACCCATCAGGTACGCGTCCACATGGCGGATGTGGGGTGCCCCTTGCTGGGGGACGCGGTATACGGTTCCCGCGCCGAGGCGCACTGGCGCGAGCAGGGGCGCTGTACCGTGGAGCGGCAGATGCTGCATGCCTATGCTTTGCGCCTGACCCATCCTTCCACGGGTGAACGGCTTGGATTTGTGCGGGAGCCGATCGAGGACTTTTCCGCAGTGCTGGGCGAGCTGGCCCGCACCGGTCTCCGTGTGGGGCTGGTCGGTCCTCCGGGGGGAGGGAAGTCCACGTTGCTGCGGGTGTTGGGCGAGGCTGGAATACCGACATTCAGCGCGGACGCGGTGGTGGCGGAGTTGTACCGGCCCGGAGGCGACGGAGCCGCGTTGCTGGCCCGACGCTTCGGGGATGCCTACGTGGATGCTTCCGGCGGGGTGGATAAGTTGTCCTTGTTCCGAGGTATGCGGGAGTCCGATCGGGTGCGTCGGGAGGTCGGCGAATTGGTACACCCCCTGGTGCGGCATGCGGCCGAGGAATTTTTTCGCGTCCACGCACGGCAGGTGGCCGTGGCCGAAGTGCCATTGCTTCTCGAGGGAGGCTGGCACGAGCGGGACGTGGTGGATGTGGTGGCCGGGGTGTTTTGTCCCCGGGAGCGCCGGTACGGACCGTTTCGCGAAGCCCGGGGCTTACGCCCCGAGACGCTGGCGTTATTGGATTCCTGGCAGTGGCCCGAGGAGCAAAAGCGGTCAGCCTGTGCTTATCAAGTGGAGAATGACGGGGATTTGGATGCGTTGCGGCGCCGGGGGCTGGCCTTGGTCGAGCAGTGGGAGGTGGAGCGCAACGCCCGGGAGAACGCGGAGTTGGAACGCGTTTACGCGGCCATGCGTGAGGCGGCAGGGCAACTGGAGGATGCGCAGTGA
- a CDS encoding DnaJ C-terminal domain-containing protein, whose translation MAVEYKDYYQTLGVSKSAGKEELSKAFKKLARKYHPDLNPNDKDAETKFKEINEAYEVLKDPEKRKMYDQLGPNWEQYQQGGFQRPPGYENVQFDFGSGGAGGFSDFFETIFGGGFGGGGFQREGFGGRQNYQRRPRRGSDSEATYEITLEEAYRGGEKTITLQEQGAPGTGQSKTLEVKLPPGVKDGQRIRLTGQGNPGFGGGPAGDLYLKIRIMPHHLYKVSDNNLVLDLPLAPWEAALGSKVRVPTLDGAVEMNIPAGIRSGKKLRVRGRGLGSGGKKGDQLVRIVIATPSDLTDRERELWQQLAEESSFEPRPY comes from the coding sequence ATGGCCGTTGAATACAAGGATTACTACCAGACCCTCGGGGTTTCCAAGAGCGCCGGAAAAGAGGAGCTTTCCAAGGCGTTTAAGAAGCTTGCCCGCAAATATCATCCGGACCTGAACCCCAACGACAAGGACGCCGAGACCAAATTTAAGGAGATCAACGAGGCCTACGAGGTGCTCAAGGATCCTGAAAAGCGTAAAATGTACGATCAGCTCGGTCCCAATTGGGAGCAGTACCAGCAGGGCGGCTTCCAGCGGCCTCCGGGGTATGAAAACGTGCAGTTCGATTTTGGGTCTGGCGGCGCCGGGGGCTTCAGCGATTTTTTCGAGACCATCTTCGGCGGCGGATTCGGTGGCGGTGGATTCCAGCGTGAGGGATTCGGCGGACGGCAGAACTATCAGCGGCGTCCGCGTCGCGGATCCGATTCCGAAGCCACGTATGAAATCACGTTGGAAGAGGCCTACCGCGGCGGGGAAAAAACCATCACCCTCCAGGAGCAGGGCGCGCCTGGAACAGGCCAGAGCAAGACCCTGGAGGTCAAATTGCCGCCGGGCGTCAAGGATGGGCAGCGCATCCGCCTGACTGGACAGGGCAACCCCGGATTCGGGGGCGGGCCTGCCGGTGATTTGTATTTGAAGATCCGCATCATGCCGCACCACCTCTATAAAGTGTCGGACAACAACCTGGTGCTCGATTTGCCGTTGGCTCCCTGGGAAGCTGCTTTGGGATCCAAAGTGCGGGTCCCCACCCTGGACGGGGCCGTGGAAATGAACATCCCGGCTGGCATTCGTTCCGGAAAGAAGTTGCGGGTGCGCGGGCGCGGTTTGGGCAGTGGAGGCAAAAAGGGTGACCAGCTGGTACGGATTGTCATCGCCACCCCTTCCGATTTGACGGATCGGGAGCGTGAGTTGTGGCAGCAGCTGGCCGAGGAATCCAGCTTCGAGCCGCGGCCCTATTGA
- a CDS encoding chaperone modulator CbpM, producing the protein MTTKRLKEILCKVERPNLPERSELVAWAQLVEITRVEPAHVSELLELGWISPVKTRAEEYLFRLRDVYRIQKLMRLCRDLDISVMGASIVVDLLERIEQLEDELERTKRLI; encoded by the coding sequence ATGACTACCAAACGCCTCAAGGAAATATTGTGCAAGGTCGAGCGGCCCAACCTGCCCGAACGATCGGAGCTGGTGGCCTGGGCGCAGCTTGTGGAGATAACCCGGGTGGAGCCGGCGCACGTGTCCGAATTGTTGGAGCTGGGCTGGATCAGCCCGGTGAAGACCCGGGCCGAGGAATATTTGTTCCGGCTCCGCGACGTGTACCGTATCCAAAAGCTCATGCGCCTGTGCCGCGATCTGGACATTTCAGTGATGGGCGCGAGCATCGTGGTGGATTTGCTGGAACGCATCGAGCAGTTGGAGGACGAGCTGGAACGCACCAAGCGTTTGATTTGA
- a CDS encoding uracil-xanthine permease family protein translates to MSNLESTEYNFRFKDGVLGAQMLFVAFGALVLVPLLSGLDPNVALFTAGLGTLAFQLITRGRVPIFLASSFAFIAPITFGVKEWGIEGTMCGLFAAGVLYILLSLIIRWRGNEALARVLPPVVTGPVIMVIGLFLAPVAVNMSMGLGGDASVVLAPPKAAAIAALVALTTTVLVSLLGKGWFRLIPILCGILAGYLTAYILDASGFTASAFNEFMTERAAKEAAGAVLLPTLASDHLINFQIVREASWFGVPNFSFPSWGNWNWAAVFYIVPVAIAPAIEHFGDVIAISGITGKNYVKDPGIKNTMLGDGVATSLAALFGGPPNTTYSEVSGAVALTRAFNPAVMTWASIAAILLAFVGKLGGLLQSVPTPVMGGIMVLLFGAITTIGINTLVKAGHDLMLPRNMAVVGIILVVGIGGLTVPLSAPINALGDIMGMEISISKLQMGGIGLAGIVGVLLNLVLPCKDCNE, encoded by the coding sequence ATGAGCAACTTGGAATCGACGGAGTACAATTTTCGGTTCAAGGACGGAGTGCTCGGCGCGCAAATGCTGTTTGTGGCATTCGGCGCGCTGGTCCTCGTCCCGCTGCTGTCCGGTCTGGACCCCAACGTGGCCCTGTTCACGGCCGGTTTGGGTACCCTGGCCTTTCAACTGATCACCCGGGGACGCGTTCCCATTTTTCTGGCCTCGTCTTTTGCGTTCATCGCGCCCATCACCTTCGGGGTCAAGGAATGGGGCATTGAGGGAACCATGTGCGGCCTGTTCGCGGCAGGCGTGCTGTATATCCTGCTGAGCCTGATCATCCGCTGGCGCGGCAACGAGGCTCTGGCCCGCGTGCTGCCGCCAGTGGTCACCGGCCCGGTGATCATGGTCATCGGCCTGTTCCTCGCGCCCGTGGCCGTAAACATGTCCATGGGACTCGGCGGCGACGCCTCCGTGGTGCTTGCCCCGCCCAAGGCCGCGGCCATCGCCGCGCTGGTGGCGCTGACCACCACGGTACTGGTCTCCCTGCTGGGCAAAGGCTGGTTCCGGCTCATTCCCATCCTCTGCGGCATTCTGGCCGGTTACCTGACCGCATACATTCTCGACGCCTCCGGTTTCACGGCCTCGGCGTTCAACGAATTCATGACCGAACGCGCCGCCAAGGAAGCCGCCGGAGCGGTGCTGCTACCCACGCTGGCCTCGGACCACCTCATCAACTTCCAAATCGTGCGTGAGGCCTCCTGGTTCGGCGTTCCCAACTTCTCGTTCCCCTCCTGGGGCAACTGGAACTGGGCGGCCGTGTTCTACATCGTTCCCGTGGCCATTGCTCCGGCCATCGAGCACTTCGGCGATGTCATTGCCATCAGCGGCATCACCGGAAAGAACTACGTCAAGGATCCCGGCATCAAGAACACCATGCTCGGCGACGGCGTGGCCACCTCCCTGGCCGCCCTGTTTGGCGGTCCGCCGAACACCACCTACTCCGAGGTTTCCGGTGCTGTGGCTCTGACCCGCGCCTTCAACCCCGCGGTCATGACCTGGGCCTCCATCGCCGCCATCCTGCTGGCCTTTGTTGGCAAACTGGGCGGGCTGCTGCAGAGCGTTCCCACCCCGGTCATGGGCGGCATCATGGTGCTGCTCTTCGGCGCCATTACCACCATCGGCATCAACACCCTGGTCAAGGCCGGCCACGACCTCATGCTGCCCCGCAACATGGCCGTGGTGGGCATCATCCTGGTGGTGGGCATCGGCGGACTCACCGTCCCCCTGAGTGCTCCCATCAACGCCCTGGGCGACATCATGGGCATGGAGATCAGTATCAGCAAGCTCCAGATGGGCGGCATCGGCCTGGCCGGAATCGTCGGCGTGCTCCTGAATCTCGTACTGCCCTGCAAGGACTGTAACGAGTAG